The following are encoded together in the Rhinopithecus roxellana isolate Shanxi Qingling chromosome 5, ASM756505v1, whole genome shotgun sequence genome:
- the PLIN1 gene encoding perilipin-1, whose protein sequence is MAVNKGPTLLDGDLPEQENVLQRVLQLPVVSGTCECFQKTYTSTKEAHPLVASVCNAYEKGVQSASNLAAWSMEPVVRRLSTQFTAANELACRGLDHLEEKIPALQYPPEKIASELKDTISTRLRSARNSISIPIASTSDKVLGAALAGCELAWGVARDTAEFAANTRAGRLASGGADLALGSIEKVVEYLLPPDKEESAPAPGHQQAQKSPKAKPSLMSRVGALTNTLSRHTMQTVARALEQGHTLAMWIPGVAPLSSLAQWGASVAMQAVSRRRSEVRVPWLHSLAAAQEEDHEDQTDTEGEDMEEEEELETEENKFSEVAAVPGPQGLLGGVAHNLQKALQTTISAVTWAPAAVLGMAGRVLHLTPAPAVSSTKGRAMSLSDALKGVTDNVVDTVVHYVPLPRLSLMEPESEFRDIDNPPAEVERREAERRASGAPSAGPEPAPRAAQPRRSLLSAQSPGAPPGPGLEDKVATPAAPRPAFSAVPREKPKRRVSDSFFRPSVMEPILGRAQYSQLRKKS, encoded by the exons ATGGCAGTCAACAAAGGCCCCACCTTGCTGGATGGAGACCTTCCT GAGCAGGAGAATGTGCTGCAGCGGGTCCTGCAGCTGCCGGTGGTGAGTGGCACCTGCGAGTGCTTCCAGAAGACCTACACCAGCACTAAGGAAGCCCACCCCCTGGTGGCCTCTGTGTGCAATGCCTATGAGAAGGGCGTGCAGAGCGCCAGTAACTTGGCTGCCTGGAGCATGGAGCCCGTGGTCCGCAGGCTGTCCACCCAGT TCACAGCTGCCAATGAGCTGGCCTGCCGAGGCTTGGACCACCTGGAGGAAAAGATCCCAGCCCTCCAGTACCCTCCTGAAAAG ATTGCTTCTGAGCTGAAGGACACCATTTCCACCCGCCTCCGCAGTGCCAGAAACAGCATCAGCATTCCCATCGCAAGCACTTCAGACAAGGTCCTGGGGGCCGCTTTGGCTGGGTGCGAGCTCGCCTGGGGAGTGGCCAGAGACACTGCGGAATTTGCTGCCAACACTCGAGCTGGCCGACTGGCTTCTGGAGGGGCCGACTTGGCCTTGGGCAGCATTGAGAAGGTGGTGGAGTACCTCCTCCCTCCAGACAAGGAAGAGTCAG CCCCTGCTCCTGGACACCAGCAAGCCCAGAAGTCGCCCAAGGCCAAGCCGAGCCTCATGAGCAGGGTTGGGGCTCTGACCAACACCCTCTCTCGACACACCATGCAGACCGTGGCCCGGGCCCTGGAGCAGGGCCACACCCTGGCCATGTGGATCCCAGGAGTGGCGCCCCTG AGCAGCCTGGCCCAGTGGGGTGCCTCAGTGGCCATGCAGGCGGTGTCCCGGCGGAGGAGTGAAGTGCGGGTGCCCTGGTTGCACAGCCTCGCAGCCGCCCAGGAGGAGGATCATGAGGACCAGACAGACACGGAGGGAGAGGacatggaggaggaggaagaattgGAGACTGAGGAGAACAAGTTCAGTGAG GTAGCAGCCGTGCCAGGCCCTCAAGGGCTCCTGGGCGGTGTGGCACATAACCTGCAGAAGGCCCTCCAGACCACCATCTCAGCTGTGACATGGGCACCTGCAGCTGTGCTGGGCATGGCAGGGAGGGTGCTGCACCTCACACCAGCCCCTGCTGTCTCCTCGACCAAGGGGAGGGCCATGTCTCTATCAGATGCCCTGAAGGGCGTTACTGACAATGTGGTGGACACAGTGGTGCATTACGTGCCG CTCCCCAGGCTGTCGCTGATGGAGCCCGAGAGCGAATTCCGGGACATCGACAACCCGCCCGCCGAGGTCGAGCGCCGGGAGGCGGAGCGCAGGGCGTCAGGGGCGCCATCCGCCGGCCCGGAGCCCGCCCCGCGCGCCGCACAGCCCCGCCGCAGCCTGCTGAGCGCGCAGAGCCCCGGCGCGCCCCCCGGCCCCGGCCTGGAGGACAAGGTCGCCACGCCCGCAgcgccgcgcccggccttctcggCCGTGCCCCGCGAGAAGCCGAAGCGCAGGGTCAGTGACAGCTTCTTCCGGCCCAGCGTCATGGAGCCCATCCTGGGCCGCGCGCAGTACAGCCAACTGCGCAAGAAGAGCTGA
- the PEX11A gene encoding peroxisomal membrane protein 11A isoform X2: MNLFNPHHNPMRATQYTCMLLRYLLEPKAGKEKVVMKLKKLESSVSTGRKWFRLGNVVHAIQATEQSIHATDLVPRLCLTLANLNRVIYFICDTILWVRSVGLTSGINKEKWRTRAAHHYCFSLLLSLVRDLYEISLQMKRVTRDRAKKEKSASQDPLGYSVADEETEWLQSFLLLLFRSLKQHPPLLLDTVKNLCDILNPLDQLGIYKSNPGIIGLGGLVSSIAGMITVAYPQMKLKTR; this comes from the exons ATGAACTTATTTAACCCTCatcacaaccctatgag aGCCACTCAGTACACATGCATGTTGCTTAGATATTTGTTAGAGCCTAAAGCTGGCAAAGAGAAGGTGGTAATGAAGCTCAAGAAACTGGAGTCCAGTGTGAGCACTGGTCGTAAAT GGTTCAGACTAGGCAATGTGGTACATGCTATACAGGCAACTGAGCAGAGCATTCATGCCACTGATCTGGTACCTCGCTTATGCTTAACATTAGCCAACCTGAACCGTGTGATTTATTTCATCTGTGACACCATCCTCTGGGTGAGGAGCGTAGGTCTCACCTCTGGCATCAACAAAGAGAAATGGCGAACGAGGGCTGCCCACCACTACTGCTTTTCTCTTCTGCTGAGCCTGGTCAGGGATCTGTATGAAATCTCCCTGCAGATGAAACGAGTTACACGTGACagggcaaagaaagagaaatcagcATCCCAGGATCCTCTTGGGTACAGTGTGgctgatgaggaaacagaatgGCTCCAATCCTTTCTACTTCTCTTATTCCGATCTCTGAAGCAGCATCCTCCCTTGCTCCTGGATACGGTGAAGAACCTTTGTGATATCCTGAACCCTTTGGACCAGCTGGGGATCTATAAGTCCAATCCTGGCATCATTGGACTTGGAGGTCTTGTGTCCTCTATAGCAGGCATGATCACTGTGGCATATCCTCAGATGAAGCTGAAGACCCGTTAG
- the PEX11A gene encoding peroxisomal membrane protein 11A isoform X1: MDAFTRFTNQTQGRDRLFRATQYTCMLLRYLLEPKAGKEKVVMKLKKLESSVSTGRKWFRLGNVVHAIQATEQSIHATDLVPRLCLTLANLNRVIYFICDTILWVRSVGLTSGINKEKWRTRAAHHYCFSLLLSLVRDLYEISLQMKRVTRDRAKKEKSASQDPLGYSVADEETEWLQSFLLLLFRSLKQHPPLLLDTVKNLCDILNPLDQLGIYKSNPGIIGLGGLVSSIAGMITVAYPQMKLKTR; this comes from the exons ATGGACGCCTTCACCCGCTTCACCAACCAGACCCAAGGTCGGGACCGACTCTTCAG aGCCACTCAGTACACATGCATGTTGCTTAGATATTTGTTAGAGCCTAAAGCTGGCAAAGAGAAGGTGGTAATGAAGCTCAAGAAACTGGAGTCCAGTGTGAGCACTGGTCGTAAAT GGTTCAGACTAGGCAATGTGGTACATGCTATACAGGCAACTGAGCAGAGCATTCATGCCACTGATCTGGTACCTCGCTTATGCTTAACATTAGCCAACCTGAACCGTGTGATTTATTTCATCTGTGACACCATCCTCTGGGTGAGGAGCGTAGGTCTCACCTCTGGCATCAACAAAGAGAAATGGCGAACGAGGGCTGCCCACCACTACTGCTTTTCTCTTCTGCTGAGCCTGGTCAGGGATCTGTATGAAATCTCCCTGCAGATGAAACGAGTTACACGTGACagggcaaagaaagagaaatcagcATCCCAGGATCCTCTTGGGTACAGTGTGgctgatgaggaaacagaatgGCTCCAATCCTTTCTACTTCTCTTATTCCGATCTCTGAAGCAGCATCCTCCCTTGCTCCTGGATACGGTGAAGAACCTTTGTGATATCCTGAACCCTTTGGACCAGCTGGGGATCTATAAGTCCAATCCTGGCATCATTGGACTTGGAGGTCTTGTGTCCTCTATAGCAGGCATGATCACTGTGGCATATCCTCAGATGAAGCTGAAGACCCGTTAG
- the PEX11A gene encoding peroxisomal membrane protein 11A isoform X3, producing MKRVTRDRAKKEKSASQDPLGYSVADEETEWLQSFLLLLFRSLKQHPPLLLDTVKNLCDILNPLDQLGIYKSNPGIIGLGGLVSSIAGMITVAYPQMKLKTR from the coding sequence ATGAAACGAGTTACACGTGACagggcaaagaaagagaaatcagcATCCCAGGATCCTCTTGGGTACAGTGTGgctgatgaggaaacagaatgGCTCCAATCCTTTCTACTTCTCTTATTCCGATCTCTGAAGCAGCATCCTCCCTTGCTCCTGGATACGGTGAAGAACCTTTGTGATATCCTGAACCCTTTGGACCAGCTGGGGATCTATAAGTCCAATCCTGGCATCATTGGACTTGGAGGTCTTGTGTCCTCTATAGCAGGCATGATCACTGTGGCATATCCTCAGATGAAGCTGAAGACCCGTTAG